From the Francisella frigiditurris genome, one window contains:
- the ubiE gene encoding bifunctional demethylmenaquinone methyltransferase/2-methoxy-6-polyprenyl-1,4-benzoquinol methylase UbiE, translating into MSDNKKTTDFGFSEVAWEEKQKKVAGVFHSVAANYDLMNDLMSFGVHRLWKKTTVAKAGIRKGDRVLDLAGGTGDLAYKFCQLVGDNGKVILSDINSSMLEVGKEKLTNKGCVGNIEYIQANAESLPFPDNYFDCITISFGLRNVTDKEKALESMYRVLKPGGKLLVLEFSKPIVPLLSKIYDEYSFKALPFMGKIITQDAESYKYLAESIRKHPDQETLKQMMLQAGFDDAEYQNMTGGIVALHTGYKY; encoded by the coding sequence ATGTCTGATAATAAAAAAACTACTGACTTTGGATTCTCAGAAGTTGCATGGGAAGAAAAACAAAAAAAAGTAGCTGGGGTTTTTCACTCAGTTGCAGCCAATTATGACTTAATGAATGACCTAATGTCTTTTGGTGTTCATAGATTATGGAAAAAAACTACTGTTGCAAAAGCTGGAATTCGCAAAGGTGATAGAGTCCTTGATCTTGCTGGTGGTACAGGTGATTTAGCTTATAAATTCTGTCAACTTGTTGGAGATAATGGAAAAGTCATTCTTAGTGATATAAATTCATCTATGCTTGAAGTTGGAAAAGAAAAGCTTACTAATAAAGGATGTGTTGGTAATATAGAATATATCCAAGCAAATGCTGAAAGCCTTCCATTTCCAGATAATTATTTTGACTGCATAACTATATCATTTGGATTAAGAAATGTTACAGACAAAGAAAAAGCTTTAGAATCAATGTATAGAGTTTTGAAACCAGGTGGAAAACTTTTAGTTTTAGAGTTTTCTAAACCGATTGTCCCTTTATTATCAAAAATATACGATGAGTACTCTTTCAAAGCACTTCCTTTTATGGGAAAAATAATCACTCAAGATGCTGAAAGTTATAAATACTTAGCAGAATCAATACGTAAACATCCAGATCAAGAAACATTAAAGCAAATGATGTTACAAGCTGGTTTTGATGACGCTGAATATCAAAATATGACTGGCGGAATAGTTGCATTACATACAGGATATAAATACTAA
- a CDS encoding ubiquinone biosynthesis accessory factor UbiJ: MTDSLNNALNLLLNLDPQISFALSKLENKSLSIYITDLDIITTFTINNKKVTASNLKSSNIISGKLAYIMELLFNKNLQELLIDKKLDYQGSLSELKQFYSFFSSIDIDVIYYISTATNPIFANAIEVPFKKAKEFIQVSKNESIIDIKEYLTEEKKYLISKNEINIFYREVQKLKQATDRLEAKLRLLKGSAND, from the coding sequence ATGACTGATAGTTTAAATAATGCTCTTAATCTTTTATTAAATCTTGACCCACAGATCTCATTTGCATTATCAAAGCTAGAAAATAAATCATTGAGTATATATATAACCGATTTAGATATAATAACTACTTTTACAATAAATAATAAAAAAGTAACAGCTTCAAATTTAAAATCATCAAATATTATAAGTGGAAAATTAGCATATATTATGGAGCTATTATTCAATAAAAATTTACAAGAGTTACTTATTGATAAAAAGCTTGATTATCAGGGAAGCTTATCTGAATTGAAACAATTTTATAGTTTCTTTAGCTCAATAGATATTGATGTAATATATTACATATCTACTGCTACCAACCCGATTTTTGCAAATGCTATAGAAGTACCATTTAAGAAAGCAAAAGAATTTATACAAGTTTCAAAAAATGAGTCAATTATAGATATAAAAGAATATCTAACTGAAGAAAAAAAATACCTAATCTCTAAAAATGAAATAAATATTTTTTATAGAGAAGTACAAAAATTAAAGCAAGCAACTGATAGGCTAGAGGCTAAGCTAAGATTACTAAAAGGTTCTGCTAATGATTAA
- the ubiB gene encoding ubiquinone biosynthesis regulatory protein kinase UbiB: MIKKWLRLVYIFYIVNRYCLLNEPIRATQIRSLRFFIYFNPFNYVRSNRKSDHGIRLRIALERLGPIFVKFGQALSTRQDILPPKAIEEISRLQDDVPPFSGKIAISQIEKSIKKPISEAFKYFDENPLASASIAQVHRAILHNGDKVVVKVLRPNIHKILKLDTALMLTFAKLISSIFPNLKRFKPIEVVNEINQSLLDEIDLLREAANASQLRRNFENSDIQYIPKIYWDYTSSKVMVMEEVDGLSISDISKLDALGIDRKLLAERGVQIFYTQVFRDCFFHADMHPGNLFIDATNPNDPKYISIDFGIVGTLNRDDQQYLAGNFLAFFKRDYKKVAELHIESGWVPADTRVDALESAIRTVCEPIFEKPIKEISLGYTLMRLFQVARRFNMEVQPQLILLQKTLINIEGLGRQLYPELNLWETSRPILEKWMREHVGIKGFIRRSQEHLPKVSEKLPEIPDVIFEILQHTQNSLRANKNFNEIELNKTVQPSKSKFFLILGSILAGAGAFYSLNSDSELLLNLQTFIKNHNSSILSIGIISIIYYILKKER, translated from the coding sequence ATGATTAAAAAATGGCTAAGACTAGTTTATATATTTTATATAGTTAATAGATACTGCTTATTAAATGAACCTATAAGAGCTACTCAAATTAGATCTCTAAGATTTTTCATTTATTTTAATCCATTTAATTATGTTAGAAGCAATAGAAAAAGTGACCATGGAATTAGACTTCGAATAGCTCTTGAAAGACTAGGTCCTATATTTGTGAAGTTTGGACAAGCTTTATCTACTAGACAAGATATACTACCTCCAAAAGCTATAGAAGAAATCTCAAGACTTCAAGATGATGTCCCACCTTTTTCTGGGAAAATAGCGATCTCACAAATAGAAAAATCTATAAAGAAACCTATTAGTGAAGCATTCAAGTATTTTGATGAAAATCCATTGGCTTCAGCCTCAATTGCACAGGTTCATAGAGCTATACTACATAATGGAGATAAAGTTGTGGTTAAAGTTTTAAGACCAAATATTCACAAAATTCTTAAACTTGATACAGCCTTAATGCTAACCTTTGCCAAGCTTATTTCCTCTATATTTCCTAATTTAAAAAGGTTTAAGCCTATCGAGGTTGTAAATGAAATAAATCAAAGCCTCTTGGATGAAATAGATCTATTAAGAGAGGCTGCTAATGCTTCTCAATTAAGAAGAAATTTCGAAAATAGTGATATCCAATATATACCCAAAATTTATTGGGACTATACGTCTTCTAAAGTAATGGTTATGGAAGAAGTTGATGGGCTTAGCATCTCAGATATAAGTAAGCTAGATGCTTTAGGTATAGATAGAAAATTACTTGCTGAAAGAGGTGTGCAAATATTTTATACGCAAGTATTTAGAGACTGCTTTTTCCATGCAGATATGCACCCTGGAAATTTATTTATTGATGCAACCAACCCTAATGATCCTAAATATATCTCTATAGATTTTGGGATAGTGGGAACTCTGAATAGAGATGACCAACAATACTTAGCAGGAAACTTCTTAGCTTTCTTTAAGAGAGATTATAAAAAAGTAGCTGAGCTGCATATTGAATCTGGTTGGGTTCCCGCAGACACTAGGGTTGATGCGCTTGAGTCTGCTATACGCACAGTTTGCGAACCCATTTTTGAGAAACCAATTAAAGAAATATCTCTTGGTTATACATTAATGAGACTATTCCAAGTTGCTAGAAGATTTAATATGGAGGTTCAGCCTCAGCTTATATTACTACAAAAAACCTTAATAAATATAGAAGGACTTGGTCGTCAATTATATCCTGAATTGAATTTATGGGAGACGTCTCGCCCTATTCTAGAAAAATGGATGAGAGAACATGTAGGTATTAAAGGGTTTATTCGTCGCTCACAAGAACACTTACCAAAAGTTAGTGAAAAATTGCCAGAAATACCTGATGTTATATTTGAAATATTACAACATACGCAAAATAGTCTAAGAGCAAATAAAAACTTTAATGAAATAGAGTTAAACAAAACTGTTCAGCCTTCAAAAAGTAAATTCTTTTTAATTCTAGGCTCAATACTTGCTGGTGCTGGTGCATTTTATAGCCTCAATTCAGATTCAGAACTATTATTAAACTTACAAACTTTTATTAAGAATCATAATTCAAGTATTTTAAGTATCGGAATAATTTCTATTATTTACTATATATTAAAAAAAGAGAGGTAA
- a CDS encoding histidine triad nucleotide-binding protein — MSDCIFCKIINGEIPCQKVYEDTDVLAFNDINPAAETHVLVIPKQHISSLNDLNNSHEQIMGKLMIAIPKIAKQLGLKGFKTIINTGKEGGQVVFHIHAHILGGSIKKSMPV, encoded by the coding sequence ATGTCAGACTGTATTTTTTGTAAAATAATAAATGGGGAAATCCCTTGTCAGAAAGTCTATGAAGATACAGACGTTTTAGCTTTTAATGATATAAACCCAGCAGCAGAAACACACGTACTTGTTATTCCTAAACAACATATCTCAAGCCTCAATGATCTAAATAATAGCCATGAACAAATAATGGGGAAATTAATGATAGCTATACCTAAGATTGCTAAGCAGCTAGGTTTAAAAGGATTTAAAACTATAATAAACACAGGTAAAGAAGGTGGGCAAGTGGTTTTCCATATCCATGCACATATTCTTGGAGGCTCAATTAAAAAAAGTATGCCTGTTTAA
- a CDS encoding ComF family protein has translation MKSIKELLVNIKQLLLKQSCALCKQSSNCLVCDYCFKDLEKQLSFNKDQIILDDEYDYYHLFNYSKEIQLLLKKLKFNKDVLVISIFETLIYRWWEDFAKEYLNEVDEIIVVPIHRFRYLYRGFNQSELLANKLADCINIEPNFKACKRKKYTKAQAKSSKKDREMQIRNVFELTQSIKSKHLVVFDDVFTTGSTLKELIKTVKLSRDIKKISIVTLVKAGL, from the coding sequence TTGAAAAGTATAAAAGAATTACTTGTAAATATAAAACAATTATTACTTAAGCAGAGTTGTGCTTTATGTAAACAAAGTAGTAATTGTTTAGTTTGTGATTACTGTTTTAAAGATTTGGAAAAACAGCTTTCTTTTAATAAAGATCAAATAATTTTGGATGATGAATATGATTATTATCATTTGTTTAATTATTCAAAAGAGATTCAACTTTTATTAAAAAAACTAAAGTTCAATAAAGATGTCTTGGTAATCTCAATTTTTGAAACACTAATCTATAGGTGGTGGGAAGATTTTGCTAAAGAATATTTAAATGAAGTAGATGAAATAATTGTGGTTCCTATACATAGGTTTAGATATTTGTATCGGGGATTTAATCAGTCTGAGTTATTAGCAAATAAATTAGCAGATTGCATAAATATAGAACCTAATTTTAAAGCATGTAAGAGAAAAAAATATACAAAGGCACAAGCCAAATCATCAAAAAAAGATAGGGAAATGCAGATAAGAAATGTATTTGAACTGACTCAAAGTATTAAATCAAAACATTTAGTTGTGTTTGATGATGTTTTTACTACTGGCTCTACTTTAAAAGAGCTCATTAAGACAGTGAAATTATCTAGAGATATTAAAAAAATCAGTATAGTAACTTTAGTAAAGGCAGGGCTATAA
- a CDS encoding methyltransferase domain-containing protein has product MFNYSLFKKILTNRKLRKNSFIKNEIALRLLKRLDFIKLFPEKILVVGYTDNDYIKNLKARFPNADILLEDDEGSIFNIIISNSTIHLTDNISEELNNYYQKLDNDGILLFSTFGDKSFLSINKAFKEIDDLPHTNKMIDILTWGNLLQNSIYKNPAIESDKITLTYENHSTLFEDLRALNEPLADNKMHICLTGKNRWNKFLKKLYENLQLEIEALYGYAIKKQDDKNLSPRKNSNRISLEELKKQITEFKKD; this is encoded by the coding sequence ATGTTCAATTATAGCTTATTCAAAAAGATACTTACCAATAGAAAGCTTCGAAAAAACTCATTTATAAAGAATGAGATAGCTTTAAGATTATTAAAAAGGTTAGATTTTATTAAACTTTTCCCAGAAAAGATATTAGTAGTTGGATATACTGATAATGATTATATTAAAAATTTAAAAGCTCGCTTTCCTAATGCAGATATACTTCTTGAAGATGATGAAGGATCAATTTTTAATATTATAATTTCCAACTCCACCATTCATCTAACTGATAATATTTCAGAAGAGTTAAATAACTATTATCAAAAGTTAGATAATGATGGAATACTTCTATTTTCAACATTTGGTGACAAATCTTTTTTAAGTATAAACAAAGCTTTTAAAGAGATAGATGATCTACCACATACAAATAAAATGATCGATATATTAACCTGGGGAAATTTATTACAAAATAGCATCTATAAAAACCCTGCCATAGAGTCTGACAAAATAACCCTTACTTACGAAAATCACTCTACCTTATTTGAAGATTTAAGAGCGCTTAATGAACCTCTAGCAGACAATAAAATGCACATATGCCTAACTGGGAAAAATAGATGGAATAAATTCTTAAAGAAACTATATGAAAATTTACAGCTCGAAATAGAAGCTTTATACGGCTATGCTATAAAAAAACAAGATGATAAAAATTTATCTCCAAGGAAAAATTCAAATCGAATCAGTCTAGAAGAGCTTAAAAAACAAATTACTGAATTCAAGAAAGACTAA
- a CDS encoding SpoIIAA family protein — protein sequence MFILEKRDGYYFAKVSGKLSHKDYIEDLIPKIESALADQTENKFIMDITEFEGWSEIRAAYDDFKTGIKHRKDFEKIAVIGDKRWEEFIIKTFGLFIKAKVKFFYTENNDEAENWITK from the coding sequence ATGTTTATACTAGAAAAAAGAGATGGTTACTATTTTGCTAAGGTCTCTGGTAAATTAAGTCATAAAGACTATATTGAGGATTTAATACCCAAAATAGAGTCTGCTTTAGCAGATCAAACAGAAAATAAATTCATAATGGATATTACTGAATTTGAAGGATGGTCAGAAATAAGAGCAGCTTATGATGATTTTAAAACTGGAATAAAGCATCGTAAAGATTTTGAGAAAATTGCTGTTATTGGAGACAAAAGATGGGAAGAATTTATAATTAAAACTTTTGGTCTCTTTATAAAAGCAAAAGTAAAATTCTTCTATACAGAAAACAATGATGAAGCAGAAAATTGGATAACTAAATAA
- the murB gene encoding UDP-N-acetylmuramate dehydrogenase codes for MQGYKSLEKYNTYRIKSFAKNVFFPKTEAEVLEIVNKYENVFFLGNGSNIILSKEFYDDEITFVIFSNNFSSYSISNNIVKAQSGALLQDLALVTYEAGLSGIETFYDVPASVGGALIMNAGAYGDEIYSCVKSVRVLNLKSKEIIDYPKEKIEYGYRFSMFKDNKDVCILSAEFIFEEKNRDKIKHKLDDIYSRRLANLPQIPSGGSVFKRPQANVPVGVMVEELGLKGKKIGGAQISPKHGGIIVNNGNATGQDIIDLINFIKEQILSNYNIALHEEQIII; via the coding sequence ATGCAAGGTTATAAATCATTAGAAAAGTATAATACTTATAGAATTAAATCTTTTGCTAAAAACGTTTTTTTTCCAAAAACAGAAGCGGAAGTTTTAGAGATAGTTAACAAATATGAGAATGTTTTTTTCTTAGGAAACGGTAGTAATATTATCCTTTCTAAAGAGTTTTACGATGATGAAATAACTTTTGTTATTTTTAGTAATAATTTTTCTAGTTATTCAATCTCAAACAATATTGTTAAAGCTCAGTCAGGAGCATTGTTGCAAGATTTAGCATTAGTTACATATGAGGCTGGACTTAGTGGTATAGAAACTTTCTATGATGTTCCTGCTAGTGTTGGCGGTGCTTTAATAATGAATGCTGGCGCTTATGGTGATGAAATATATTCTTGTGTAAAGAGTGTAAGAGTTTTAAACCTTAAATCTAAAGAAATAATAGATTATCCAAAAGAAAAAATAGAGTATGGTTATAGATTTTCTATGTTTAAAGATAATAAAGATGTTTGCATTTTATCTGCTGAGTTTATTTTTGAAGAAAAAAACAGAGATAAAATAAAGCATAAATTAGATGATATTTATTCTAGACGCTTAGCAAACTTACCTCAAATTCCAAGCGGAGGTAGTGTATTTAAAAGGCCACAAGCAAATGTACCTGTGGGAGTAATGGTTGAGGAACTTGGTTTAAAAGGTAAGAAAATAGGTGGCGCGCAGATTTCACCTAAGCATGGTGGCATTATAGTAAATAATGGAAACGCGACAGGGCAAGATATAATAGATTTAATAAACTTTATAAAAGAGCAAATTTTGAGCAATTATAATATTGCTCTTCACGAAGAACAGATAATTATTTAG
- a CDS encoding UDP-N-acetylglucosamine 1-carboxyvinyltransferase: protein MKTVRVRKLDKIADEITINISGAKNALLHLIFASLIPETETTFLNVPTTLLDYKGAKEILESIGAKVKEKSKDIVCINTKGIDTNTLELSEELTSKTRCSLMLLGSMLKKKGKVKIGFPGGCSFSDKRPFDIHLQGLEELGAEVKLADDHMIVAYKEEKDAVFKMGFPSVGATMNLVMYAVIGSSKVVLENVALEPEVVTLIDYLNKCGAKIDFDSDARVITIHGVAKLKGCEFEIIFDRIQAMTYAAMAYLYKTNVTITNINAELYNIQKPLDKLIAANAKWEHNPETRSIKFFGKDSELNGVDIIAAPFPHFPTDLQPIYAMMLLMAKDPSTIQDTVYPERINYVYQIRKMGFDVSIDNNLIRINPIKNLEEVRAAIMSVKDLRAGMACLMAGSLLEDFSTINNAHQIFRGYNDLVENMSNFMQIELVADQESD from the coding sequence ATGAAGACAGTAAGGGTAAGAAAGCTAGATAAGATAGCTGATGAAATAACTATAAATATTAGTGGAGCAAAGAATGCTTTATTACATCTTATTTTTGCTTCATTGATCCCCGAAACAGAAACTACTTTCTTAAATGTACCTACTACTTTATTAGATTATAAAGGTGCTAAGGAGATATTAGAAAGTATAGGAGCAAAAGTTAAAGAAAAAAGTAAGGATATTGTTTGTATAAATACAAAGGGTATTGATACAAATACTTTAGAGCTATCTGAAGAGTTAACTTCTAAAACAAGATGTTCACTAATGCTTTTAGGATCAATGCTTAAAAAGAAAGGTAAAGTAAAGATAGGTTTCCCTGGTGGGTGCAGTTTTAGTGATAAAAGACCTTTTGATATTCATTTACAAGGTCTAGAAGAACTTGGTGCTGAAGTTAAGTTAGCAGATGATCATATGATCGTAGCATACAAGGAAGAGAAAGACGCTGTTTTTAAAATGGGCTTTCCTTCAGTTGGGGCTACTATGAACTTAGTAATGTATGCTGTAATTGGTAGTTCAAAAGTAGTATTAGAAAATGTAGCTTTAGAGCCTGAAGTGGTTACTCTTATTGATTATTTAAATAAGTGTGGTGCAAAAATTGATTTTGATAGTGATGCTCGTGTTATAACAATACATGGAGTTGCTAAGTTAAAAGGTTGTGAGTTTGAGATTATTTTTGATCGAATCCAAGCTATGACTTATGCTGCAATGGCTTATCTTTATAAGACTAATGTAACTATTACTAATATAAATGCAGAATTATATAATATTCAGAAGCCATTAGATAAGCTGATAGCAGCAAATGCAAAATGGGAACATAACCCAGAAACAAGAAGTATTAAATTTTTCGGAAAAGACAGTGAGTTAAATGGAGTAGATATAATAGCTGCTCCTTTTCCTCATTTTCCTACTGATTTACAGCCAATATATGCAATGATGTTATTGATGGCAAAAGATCCAAGCACTATACAAGATACGGTTTATCCAGAGAGAATAAATTATGTTTATCAAATTAGGAAAATGGGTTTTGATGTTTCTATAGATAATAATTTAATTAGAATAAATCCGATAAAAAATTTAGAAGAAGTCAGAGCAGCTATTATGAGTGTTAAAGATCTAAGGGCTGGTATGGCATGTTTAATGGCAGGATCATTATTAGAAGATTTTTCAACTATAAATAATGCTCATCAGATCTTCAGAGGTTATAATGATTTAGTAGAGAATATGTCTAATTTTATGCAAATAGAGTTAGTTGCTGATCAGGAATCAGATTAA
- the der gene encoding ribosome biogenesis GTPase Der, whose product MSFLVAIVGRANVGKSTLFNVLTNSRDALVFDFEGVTRDRQYGQAKYDDLDYLVVDTGGISDLDSGFDKFMAEQSEVAIDEANLIFFVVDGRAGVTADDEYVTQLLRQKDKKVIVVVNKADGADEELVTADFYSLGFEKVFPISAAHRRNIQKLLDKYLKKPLNDFHKDYTQIAEHNEEHRHGIHYSLIGRPNVGKSTLTNRMLGEERVVVYDMPGTTIDSVAIPFERHGKKYTIIDTAGVRKRGRVKETLEKFSVVKTLQSIKNSNVVIAVVDAREGISDQDLSLINFAVKNGRALVIAVNKWDGMSLEDKEAVKKELKRRLFFLEDYIDIHFISALHGTNVGHVFDSIDTAYECANRKITTADATRLLQMAVDAHSPPMVGKFRIKLKYAHVGGHNPPIIVIHGNQVSKLPHSYKKYLENFFREALEFRGTPIAFEFKQSDNPFANNKNKGKNNEDSKGKKAR is encoded by the coding sequence ATGTCTTTCTTAGTAGCTATAGTTGGTAGAGCTAATGTTGGTAAATCTACTTTATTTAACGTCCTAACTAATTCTAGAGATGCTCTTGTATTTGATTTTGAAGGTGTGACACGTGATAGGCAGTATGGCCAAGCTAAATATGATGATTTAGATTATTTAGTTGTGGATACTGGAGGTATTTCAGATTTAGATTCTGGATTTGATAAGTTTATGGCAGAACAGTCTGAAGTTGCTATAGATGAAGCTAATCTTATTTTCTTTGTTGTAGATGGTAGAGCGGGTGTTACAGCTGATGATGAATATGTTACTCAACTTTTACGCCAGAAAGATAAAAAAGTTATAGTTGTTGTAAATAAAGCAGATGGTGCTGATGAAGAGTTAGTTACAGCTGATTTTTATAGTTTGGGATTTGAGAAAGTTTTTCCAATTTCCGCAGCACATCGCAGAAATATCCAAAAACTATTAGATAAATATCTAAAAAAACCATTAAATGATTTTCATAAAGACTATACTCAAATAGCAGAGCATAATGAAGAGCATAGACATGGAATACATTATTCATTAATTGGTCGCCCTAATGTTGGTAAATCAACCCTTACAAATAGAATGCTTGGTGAAGAGAGGGTTGTTGTATATGATATGCCTGGCACAACTATAGATAGTGTAGCTATACCTTTTGAAAGACATGGGAAAAAATACACGATTATAGACACGGCTGGTGTTAGAAAAAGAGGAAGAGTTAAAGAAACACTTGAAAAGTTCTCGGTAGTTAAGACTCTTCAATCAATAAAAAATTCTAATGTTGTAATCGCTGTGGTCGATGCTAGAGAAGGTATTTCAGATCAGGATCTAAGTTTAATTAACTTTGCTGTGAAAAATGGTAGAGCATTAGTAATAGCTGTCAATAAATGGGATGGAATGTCTTTAGAAGATAAAGAAGCTGTTAAGAAAGAGCTTAAAAGAAGACTATTTTTCTTAGAAGATTATATTGATATTCATTTTATCTCAGCACTGCATGGTACTAATGTTGGTCATGTGTTTGATTCTATAGATACAGCATATGAGTGTGCTAATAGGAAAATAACTACGGCAGATGCGACAAGACTTTTACAAATGGCTGTTGATGCACATTCACCACCGATGGTTGGTAAATTTAGAATAAAGCTTAAGTATGCTCATGTAGGAGGGCATAACCCTCCTATAATAGTTATTCATGGAAATCAAGTAAGCAAGTTACCACATTCATATAAAAAATATTTAGAAAATTTTTTTAGAGAAGCTTTAGAATTTAGAGGGACTCCAATAGCGTTTGAATTTAAACAATCGGATAATCCTTTCGCAAATAATAAAAATAAAGGGAAAAATAATGAAGACAGTAAGGGTAAGAAAGCTAGATAA
- a CDS encoding DUF3573 domain-containing protein — protein sequence MSRKNSQLIKIFFLLFFLFHINFAISEPSSEQTNKQAQLDAIIALQQQINELSSEISDYNVKETYGAENIGITLGKSKPVASKFETDVDFARNAGLNEALANTLNADDTGPAIQSVNTVDDVPITTQGQVSYIGSYTSNNTIPIGQLPSNLFAASILNQRNNFDDVALFFGGFIEVDAQAWSGSAISKRGGGAYNQNGENIYVTAATLYFVSNISHFVTAEFDFTTSESADLGLQDALVIFGNLDSSPWFVTVGKYRISVGAFGGGGPWTSGITANLFRPDRVANAAINYKGSTSNANVTVYNSGDHPSFSLGYFDAISVMDSVQAGWNVGYMYDLHGAKGAFKNIQGRVGSLNVDGTLNFSNILPGRLSFGAGWASTTNTSTQFNGYSDSYAGAWYVSSAYGFDFLGRGTNVNFSYGQTYNANNLPMGLSAEAGGIVPASGIQHQYLISAQRAYFDDNVLFGPEYSYQNLYNGQHMNTFTLDISVYV from the coding sequence ATGTCTAGAAAAAATAGTCAGTTAATAAAAATATTTTTTCTTCTATTTTTTTTATTTCATATTAACTTTGCCATATCAGAGCCTTCATCAGAACAAACAAATAAGCAAGCTCAATTAGATGCTATTATAGCGCTTCAGCAACAGATAAATGAGCTCTCATCAGAAATAAGTGATTATAATGTGAAAGAAACATATGGTGCAGAGAACATTGGTATTACTTTAGGTAAGTCTAAACCTGTAGCTTCTAAATTTGAAACGGATGTTGATTTTGCTAGAAATGCTGGATTAAATGAGGCGTTAGCTAACACGCTTAATGCTGATGATACTGGTCCTGCAATACAAAGTGTTAATACTGTTGATGATGTGCCAATCACTACTCAAGGTCAGGTATCGTATATAGGAAGCTATACGAGTAATAACACAATACCTATCGGTCAGTTACCAAGTAACCTTTTTGCAGCAAGTATTTTAAATCAAAGAAATAATTTTGATGATGTGGCTCTATTCTTTGGAGGATTCATAGAGGTTGATGCGCAAGCTTGGTCTGGTTCAGCTATTTCTAAGAGAGGGGGAGGCGCTTATAATCAAAATGGTGAAAATATTTATGTAACGGCGGCTACACTATACTTTGTATCTAATATAAGTCATTTTGTAACAGCTGAATTTGATTTTACAACTAGTGAATCAGCGGATTTAGGGTTGCAAGATGCCTTAGTTATCTTTGGAAACTTAGATTCATCACCTTGGTTTGTAACAGTTGGTAAATATAGAATATCAGTTGGTGCATTTGGTGGTGGTGGACCTTGGACATCTGGTATTACGGCAAATTTATTTAGACCAGATAGAGTGGCAAACGCCGCTATAAACTATAAAGGCTCTACATCTAACGCAAACGTTACTGTATATAACTCTGGAGATCATCCAAGTTTTTCTTTAGGGTATTTTGATGCTATATCTGTAATGGATTCTGTACAGGCCGGTTGGAACGTTGGTTATATGTATGATTTACATGGAGCAAAGGGTGCTTTTAAAAATATACAAGGAAGAGTCGGATCTTTGAATGTGGATGGAACATTAAATTTTTCAAATATACTTCCAGGTAGACTTAGCTTTGGAGCTGGTTGGGCAAGTACTACAAATACAAGTACTCAATTTAATGGATATAGTGATTCTTACGCTGGTGCATGGTATGTGAGTTCGGCTTATGGTTTTGATTTCTTAGGTAGAGGTACTAACGTCAACTTCAGTTATGGACAAACATATAATGCTAATAATCTACCAATGGGTCTTTCAGCTGAAGCTGGAGGAATAGTTCCTGCTTCAGGAATACAACATCAGTATCTAATATCAGCACAGAGAGCATATTTTGATGATAATGTACTATTTGGTCCAGAGTATTCATATCAGAATTTATATAATGGACAACATATGAACACATTTACGCTAGATATATCTGTATATGTTTAA